In one window of Halorubrum sp. BV1 DNA:
- a CDS encoding tripartite tricarboxylate transporter substrate binding protein, with product MTENTADDTGESSSNTRRRFLQAVGATSAVSLAGCSGNGGDGGDGSDGGSDGSDGGSDGSDGGSDGGDGGGWSPDGTVRYIVPYDEGGGTDTYARGIQEGFQEELGESLQIDNIPGAGGLNGLGELYRSEPDGQTIAGNAGPLEVAPQLLNEPNFDIRDLTGLGVVGQSTWCLVVNEEYQDEVETFDDVLAKYESGEWEDIGVQSSGSSQDIIVLLYKYAYSDEVGWNWQNRVQYTGTGPVAQAVASGEVPCGIGTDAGTQSVVNTGRIYPVTTFYGPGTQVYPDIDSVTDLGYPQIDFVGGVWRGMYAPPETPQEIVDFYADTLEATVNNEATQAWSDETGNPVVFEGPEVAEQNFEDAFAQYEELEILQLVNENQP from the coding sequence ATGACAGAGAATACAGCAGACGATACGGGCGAATCGAGTTCGAACACACGACGGCGGTTCCTGCAGGCAGTCGGTGCGACGTCGGCCGTCTCCCTTGCCGGGTGTTCCGGCAACGGCGGCGACGGCGGCGACGGCAGCGACGGCGGGTCCGACGGGTCCGACGGGGGCTCCGACGGCAGTGACGGTGGGTCCGACGGCGGCGACGGCGGCGGATGGTCGCCGGACGGAACCGTGCGCTACATCGTCCCGTACGACGAGGGCGGTGGTACGGACACGTACGCCCGCGGTATTCAGGAAGGGTTCCAGGAGGAACTCGGCGAGTCGCTGCAGATCGATAACATTCCGGGTGCCGGTGGCCTGAACGGCCTCGGCGAACTGTACCGCTCAGAACCCGACGGACAGACCATCGCGGGCAACGCGGGTCCGCTTGAGGTAGCTCCGCAACTGCTCAACGAGCCGAACTTCGACATCCGCGACCTCACCGGCCTCGGTGTCGTCGGGCAGTCGACGTGGTGTCTCGTCGTCAACGAGGAGTACCAAGACGAGGTCGAGACCTTCGACGACGTTCTCGCAAAGTACGAGAGCGGCGAGTGGGAGGATATCGGCGTCCAGTCGTCCGGTAGCTCTCAGGACATCATCGTCCTGCTGTACAAGTACGCGTATTCGGACGAGGTCGGATGGAACTGGCAGAACCGCGTGCAGTACACCGGGACCGGCCCGGTCGCGCAGGCGGTCGCCAGCGGCGAGGTCCCGTGTGGTATCGGGACCGACGCCGGGACGCAGTCGGTCGTCAACACCGGTCGTATCTATCCGGTAACGACGTTCTACGGACCCGGTACCCAGGTCTACCCGGACATCGATTCCGTGACCGACCTCGGTTACCCGCAGATCGACTTCGTGGGCGGTGTCTGGCGTGGCATGTACGCGCCGCCGGAGACCCCCCAAGAGATCGTCGATTTCTACGCGGACACGCTGGAAGCCACGGTCAACAACGAGGCCACGCAGGCGTGGAGCGACGAAACGGGGAACCCGGTCGTGTTCGAGGGGCCGGAGGTCGCAGAGCAGAACTTCGAGGACGCCTTCGCGCAGTACGAAGAGCTCGAGATTCTGCAACTCGTCAACGAAAACCAGCCCTGA
- a CDS encoding 3-isopropylmalate dehydrogenase — MSYEIATIPGDGIGPEVVDEALPLLHEAASRHGVDVEFTEYDWGTERYLETGEMMPDDALDQIVDADSILLGAVGHPDVRDHITLHGLLLPIRKGFNQQVCKRPSILFDGVESPLRGYESGDIDFVVFRENTEGEYSDAGGRIHEGFDHEVAVQSAVHTREGTETIVRAAFEAATERDGHLTSITKSNAQAFSMTFWDDVVQDVAPDYPDVEVESLLVDAASMDLVRRPEEFDVLVASNLFGDILTDIGAIVSGSMGLAPSGNINVDDEYPSMFEPVHGSAPDIVGQGVANPMATVLSAAMMFENLGEDAISEALWSAVRAVLSDDNAPMTPDLGGSASTGDVIDAIEDRL, encoded by the coding sequence ATGTCGTATGAGATAGCGACGATACCAGGCGATGGTATCGGTCCGGAAGTCGTCGACGAAGCCCTGCCACTGCTCCACGAAGCCGCGTCGCGACACGGGGTCGACGTCGAGTTCACCGAGTACGATTGGGGAACGGAACGGTACCTCGAAACGGGTGAGATGATGCCGGACGACGCGCTCGATCAGATCGTCGACGCGGACTCAATTTTGCTCGGCGCGGTCGGTCACCCGGACGTCCGCGACCACATCACGCTTCACGGGCTCCTCTTGCCGATTCGGAAAGGATTCAACCAGCAGGTGTGCAAGCGCCCGTCGATCCTCTTCGACGGCGTCGAGAGCCCGCTCCGGGGCTACGAGAGCGGCGACATCGACTTCGTCGTGTTCCGCGAGAACACCGAAGGCGAGTACTCCGATGCGGGCGGACGTATCCACGAGGGGTTCGACCACGAGGTGGCCGTACAGAGCGCGGTCCACACGCGGGAGGGGACGGAGACGATCGTTCGGGCGGCCTTCGAGGCCGCGACCGAGCGCGACGGACACCTGACGAGCATCACGAAGTCCAACGCGCAGGCGTTCAGTATGACGTTCTGGGACGACGTCGTCCAAGACGTCGCCCCGGACTATCCGGACGTCGAGGTCGAGTCACTGCTCGTCGACGCCGCGAGCATGGACCTGGTTCGCCGACCGGAGGAGTTCGACGTGCTCGTCGCTTCCAACTTGTTCGGCGATATTTTGACCGACATCGGCGCTATCGTCAGCGGTAGCATGGGACTCGCCCCGTCCGGCAACATCAACGTGGACGACGAGTACCCCTCGATGTTCGAGCCGGTCCACGGGAGCGCGCCCGACATCGTCGGTCAGGGCGTCGCCAATCCGATGGCGACGGTACTCTCCGCAGCCATGATGTTCGAAAACCTCGGCGAGGACGCCATCAGTGAGGCGCTCTGGAGCGCCGTCAGAGCGGTGCTCTCTGATGACAACGCTCCGATGACGCCGGACCTCGGCGGGTCGGCCTCGACCGGCGACGTCATCGACGCGATCGAAGACCGGCTGTAG
- a CDS encoding enoyl-CoA hydratase/isomerase family protein, which produces MVSETAFESISLDVTDGVATIAFHRPEVYNALNDTVMLDLLRAFDEIQLDRSIDVVVITGEGDDAFSAGADISQYAGTAEEHDPRQKDRQELFYEMYRKPFECHAPVIAKINGYCVGGGLIFAMYCDMRIAVDDAKFGVPVTDIGQIPTGNSTWRAIELVGEAKAKELVYTAGMIGADEAERIGLVNHAVPREELDETVTEIVEAIQSTGRSAVKNSKRAFNHAVDAETAEENREFESDVWWEQFATDERERLVDEFNEQ; this is translated from the coding sequence ATGGTAAGCGAAACAGCCTTCGAGAGTATCTCGCTCGACGTCACCGACGGCGTGGCGACGATAGCGTTCCACAGGCCCGAGGTGTACAACGCGCTCAACGATACGGTCATGCTGGACCTGCTTCGCGCGTTCGACGAGATCCAGCTCGACCGCTCCATCGACGTCGTCGTGATAACGGGCGAGGGCGACGACGCGTTCTCCGCGGGTGCCGACATATCCCAGTATGCGGGAACCGCAGAGGAGCACGATCCGCGACAGAAGGACCGCCAAGAGTTGTTCTATGAGATGTATCGCAAGCCGTTCGAGTGTCACGCGCCCGTGATAGCCAAGATCAACGGCTACTGCGTCGGCGGCGGTCTCATCTTCGCGATGTACTGTGACATGCGGATCGCGGTCGACGACGCCAAGTTCGGCGTCCCGGTGACCGACATCGGCCAGATCCCGACCGGCAACTCCACATGGCGAGCGATCGAGCTCGTCGGCGAGGCGAAAGCGAAGGAACTCGTCTACACGGCCGGGATGATCGGAGCCGACGAGGCCGAGCGGATCGGGCTCGTCAACCACGCCGTCCCGCGCGAGGAGCTCGACGAGACGGTGACGGAGATCGTCGAGGCGATCCAGAGCACGGGTCGGTCTGCGGTGAAGAACTCGAAGCGCGCGTTCAACCACGCGGTCGACGCGGAGACCGCGGAGGAGAACCGCGAGTTCGAGTCGGACGTGTGGTGGGAGCAGTTCGCGACCGACGAGCGGGAACGCCTCGTCGACGAGTTCAACGAGCAATGA
- a CDS encoding universal stress protein, translating to MVIVAAVDRSERAPAIVEEAVELGEAFDEPVEVVHVLTRQTFIDLERTSVSDTGNTIPTDDILEIAEDIAQEVVDDSSAVDVSPVGLLGDPADEVVNYAESNDARYLVIAGRKRSPVGKALFGSTVQSVMLDSDVPVVSIRAD from the coding sequence ATGGTGATCGTTGCAGCCGTTGATCGGTCAGAACGGGCCCCGGCAATCGTCGAAGAGGCAGTCGAACTCGGCGAGGCGTTCGACGAGCCCGTCGAAGTAGTGCACGTCTTGACGCGTCAGACGTTCATCGACCTCGAACGGACGAGTGTCAGCGACACGGGGAACACGATCCCGACCGACGATATTCTCGAAATCGCGGAAGACATCGCCCAAGAAGTGGTCGACGACTCGTCTGCAGTCGACGTATCTCCTGTCGGTCTCCTCGGTGATCCGGCCGACGAGGTCGTCAACTACGCCGAGTCCAACGACGCACGATACCTCGTCATCGCCGGCCGCAAGCGCTCGCCCGTCGGGAAGGCGCTCTTCGGCAGCACGGTCCAGTCCGTGATGCTCGACTCCGATGTCCCCGTCGTCTCGATCCGCGCCGACTAA